One segment of Monomorium pharaonis isolate MP-MQ-018 chromosome 6, ASM1337386v2, whole genome shotgun sequence DNA contains the following:
- the LOC114254396 gene encoding uncharacterized protein LOC114254396 yields MGMKIIICFVSFLVIRHVLTSKAEINIADNSNDYDNKTRHIDVTWYGFILIAGIITGAIWSNDLRQLYNRCANLTFILFVIMAYIIYLLRKNNLELQQKYKN; encoded by the exons ATGGGCATGAAAATAATA ATATGTTTTGTAAGTTTCCTTGTAATTCGGCATGTTTTGACTTCGAAagcagaaataaatattgcagacAATTCTAATGATTATGATAATAAG acAAGACACATTGACGTAACTTGGTACGGCTTTATACTTATTGCGGGCATAATAACAGGTGCAATATGGTCAAATGATCTAAGACAATTATACAATCGATGCgctaatttaacatttatattgtttgtGATTATggcttatataatttatttactccgaaaaaataatttggaactgcaacaaaaatataaaaattaa